From the genome of Sporomusa sphaeroides DSM 2875:
CCGGATGTTGATGTCATCGCTTTTAGCCCGCCCAAGGAAGCACCGATGCACATATGCAGTGCAGATAACTCGTCTTCCGCCTGAACATAATAGCCGCCTATCTGCGGCAGGCGCCGGGACATATTTTCAGCAATTTCTGTGGCCGGCGTGATCGGATATCCTGCAAATACCTTGCAACCGGCAAAAATGGCTGCTTCCGTAATAGCTGCATTGCCTGTGTCAAATACTCTTTTCACTATAATCCTCCTTTGCCGGTTGTTCATCTATACTGATGGAAAAATCCGGGCACGCAAAGAAACAGCGCCGGCAACCGATACATGCAGCGGAAGCTTTAGCCAATACCGGCCGATATCCCTTATCATTGAAATAATCGGCTTGGGTAAAAACTCCGCAGGGGCACACTTCGATGCAATAGCCACAATCTTTGCAACCTTGTCCATCGACCTCTACCTTATATTTTTTGATTTGTTGCTGTTGGCAGTCCATAATAGCTGATAGCTCCTTTCTCGACGGTTTCTGCCGGTACTGAGACACAGCGGCGTCCTCATTCCCTGCCTCTGCGGCAGAAGCTGCCGTAAGCCGGCTATAAAGCCCGGCGAGTCTGCGCCGCTGAATTTTCCCATTTGCTCCTTTGGGGAAATCCTCAATAAATAGAATCTGCTTCGGTATTTTGAAATCAGCCAAATATGCTTTGCAATGTTTCAGAACTCTTTCTGCATTTAATTGAAATCCTGGCCTTAACTGTACAAAAGCTACGATTTCCTCACCAAATAAATCGTCAGGCACACCCACGGCAGCGGCTAGCTCAATCTCCGCCAGTTGGTATAGGATTTCATCCACTTCCCGCGGTGAAATCTTTTCTCCGGCCCGGTTGATCAATTCTTTTTTTCTGCCTGTCAAAAAGAGATAGCCTTCTTCATCAAAATAACCTAAATCCCCGGTATAAAACCAGCCGTTTTGAAAACTTTCCCGGCTGGCCTGCAGATTGTCGAGATATCCTTTTGTAACATTGGCCCCCTGGAGAATGACTTCTCCCGCTCTGCCGGCAGCAACCGGATTGCCCAGCTCATCAACCACTTGAATTTTGTTTCCCACAGGCAATCCGACTGAACCGGCTTTCCTGACTCCGGGCGGCAGCGGATTAGTGGCCACCTGACTGCCTGCCTCCGATAATCCATAGGCTTCAATCACCGGCACACCATACCGCTTTTCAAATTCCTGCAAAATTGCCACCGGCAGTGACGAGGAGGCCGAACGTGCGAACCGCAGGCTCGTTGTCCGGGCAGTTATAGTTTCAGCCTTAGAAAGCAATATCGACAAAATGGTAGGAACAGCACTAAACCAGGTCACCTGATACTGATTCACCAACTCCCAAAACCTGCCGGCGCTGAATTTGTGCGGTATGACAGCTCTCCCACCGGTAAAAACCGGGGTAATCATGGTAATAACCAATCCATTGATATGAAAAAAAGGCAAAATGCACAATACAATGTCCGCTGCTGTCAATTGGTGCCCCTGCCCGATATAACCGGCTTCAGCCAGCAAGTTGCCATGGCTCAAGACAACACCTTTGGGCACTCCGGTGGAGCCGGATGTAAAAAGCAGCAGAGCCTCATCAGCAGAGCTTGGCTGACTTTCGTGTACTACAGCTCTGCGGGGCTGTTCCAAAACAGTAATATAAATTTCTTCGTTTCCATCAATACTCGTTTGCTGCCAGCTATTGCTTCCCGGTAATAAGTCGGGGGGCAATGCGTTTGCCCCCTCATGGTTTGCAATAATTAATTGGGTTTTTGCCTGATCCAGCAAGCCTGAAATTTCCGCTGGTGTAAACCGGGGATTCAGCGGGACGACAACCCCTCCGGCCAAAAGAACACCCCAGAATGCTATGACCCAGTTTGCTCCATTTTCTAAGATCAGCGCTGCCCGCCCACCCTTTTGCAAACCTTGCCGGGTTAACTGTTGTGCCAATTTTTGCGCTGCCAGATAAAATGCTCCATAAGTTAAGTCCTTCCCTTGCTCAGGCACAGATATAAAAATGCGCTCGCTGTCATGTAAAGCGCGATACGTAAGCAGTTGAGCCAAGGTTTCAAAACTCATATTCTCACCCCTATACGGTATACTGCGTAAAAGTCTGCCTGCAGGGATTACCGTAAGCATAATGGATTGTCCGTTTATCAATGTCATAAATTGCGGCAGATACTGTTTGCGCATCCCCGCCATGCCGGCAGATAGGATGTGGTTCCTCATGATCAGCCAGTATCGCTTTGATTCTTTCTACCGAAAACTCTTCCGAACTTGGTTCCCGTAAATCTGGTGAAACTGACAGCCGGGTAAACCGGGCAAAACGCGTTTGGGAATTTGCTTTGTTTACCGCGAGTTTTTCATCGGTCTTTAGATTTAAAAAATGATTGGTTCTCACAGTAATATTCTGTATTATGCGTTCAACAGCATATTTAGGATATAGCTGTTCAATGACAGCTCCGCCGTCAGGAGTCATTATTACCAAATTGCCGCCTACTAAGGGGGTATTTATCAAGAAGTTTCCGGCAATCTGCAAAGCAGCCTCTAAATGACCGGCATTTTGCAAGATGTTTTCAACAAGTACTCCCCGTGGAGTCTTGCGTTTAAGTGCTTCAGGCAGCGGCATATAATCTGCGAAAGTCATAGCAACAGCTACACCGGCCTCATTAATGCCGCTATTCAATCCGCGTTCTAACGGACTGGCATGGCCAGCCACCCCAATATAGCGGTAGCGGCCATGACCATGAAGCAAATCTTCGGTAATGCCTGCACCTGGTTCCATGTCCCGGTTCTTAAACAAAAACTTTCCGTATATGGCTCCTAACGTGCACACAAGCTCACCCCGTTTGACATAGAATATTCTTATTAATAATTTATGCCTTACTGTCTAATCTTTTTATAGTAACGATCGTCAAACAATTCCTTAATGTCGTAATCCTTCTTGAGTACTTTGGTTTCTTTGAGGAAGTCTTTTACCTGTTGAAGGGCATCAATATCCTCTTGAACTATTTTGGAATCCCAATCAGAGCTTTTTACAATTCGTGAAATAGCTGATACAGGAAGCTTGCTTTCTTTCGAAATTAACTCCAAGGCTTCATCCGGATTACTTTTGATGAAGGCAGCAGCCTTCTCGTTCACTTTGAGAACACGTTCTGTAATGTCCGGATATTTTTGCGCAAACTCATTCCGCGCCAGGAATACACCGATATAACGTTTAACCCCACTTGAAGAATCTTCCAGGATTTTCCCGGCGTTGGCATTCTCTAACACAGAATTCCACGGTTCCCAGGTTGCCACTGCATCCACGTTTTTAGTTTCCAATGCTGCCTGATGATCACTTGCCGGCAGATTAACAATATTAACATCATTAATGTTCAAGCCATTTTTCTTCAGCAGAAGAATTAAGAAATGATGGGCGCTTGAGCCAACCTGCACGGCTATCTTTTTCCCCTTCAGGTCGTTAACCGACTTATACGGCGAATCAGGACGAATTAATAACGCATTACCCCCGGGAGTATAACCGGCACGGCTAATTACTTTGATATCCACACCAGCCGACTTTGCCGATACAGGCGGCATATCACCGGTGTGGGCAAAATCGGCACGACCGCCGGCAAAGGCTTCTATCATCGGTGGTCCGGACAGATACATATCATATTTTACAGCTATTCCGTCTTTGGCAAATTCTTCGTCGTACAGGCCTTTGGCTTTAGCCAATAAAATGATTATGCTTGAATTCTGGTAGGCAACATGAATTTCTTGCGGTTTCTCCGCCTTTTTATCAGTTCCCGCCGCCGTCTTCGTATCATTTCCGCCGCAGCCTGCCGCCAAAACCCCAATTACAAATAAGACCAGGATTAACAAAGTCAGCTTTTTCTTTTGCATCTTCTCATCCCCTTTAATTAGTTAACTATGTAAGTCATACTGGTAATTACTCTTGTTTTTAGCTGTCAGCTCCTTCTGTTCCAAACTTAGAAATTGTCGTTTAAATACTATAAGCAAACGGCAATTCAACATCCGAAAAAAATTCAGTGTAAATCTGCTTGCGGATTTTTACAAATTCATAGCTGTTCCGGTCACGCGGC
Proteins encoded in this window:
- a CDS encoding AMP-binding protein — protein: MSFETLAQLLTYRALHDSERIFISVPEQGKDLTYGAFYLAAQKLAQQLTRQGLQKGGRAALILENGANWVIAFWGVLLAGGVVVPLNPRFTPAEISGLLDQAKTQLIIANHEGANALPPDLLPGSNSWQQTSIDGNEEIYITVLEQPRRAVVHESQPSSADEALLLFTSGSTGVPKGVVLSHGNLLAEAGYIGQGHQLTAADIVLCILPFFHINGLVITMITPVFTGGRAVIPHKFSAGRFWELVNQYQVTWFSAVPTILSILLSKAETITARTTSLRFARSASSSLPVAILQEFEKRYGVPVIEAYGLSEAGSQVATNPLPPGVRKAGSVGLPVGNKIQVVDELGNPVAAGRAGEVILQGANVTKGYLDNLQASRESFQNGWFYTGDLGYFDEEGYLFLTGRKKELINRAGEKISPREVDEILYQLAEIELAAAVGVPDDLFGEEIVAFVQLRPGFQLNAERVLKHCKAYLADFKIPKQILFIEDFPKGANGKIQRRRLAGLYSRLTAASAAEAGNEDAAVSQYRQKPSRKELSAIMDCQQQQIKKYKVEVDGQGCKDCGYCIEVCPCGVFTQADYFNDKGYRPVLAKASAACIGCRRCFFACPDFSISIDEQPAKEDYSEKSI
- a CDS encoding carcinine hydrolase/isopenicillin-N N-acyltransferase family protein; translation: MCTLGAIYGKFLFKNRDMEPGAGITEDLLHGHGRYRYIGVAGHASPLERGLNSGINEAGVAVAMTFADYMPLPEALKRKTPRGVLVENILQNAGHLEAALQIAGNFLINTPLVGGNLVIMTPDGGAVIEQLYPKYAVERIIQNITVRTNHFLNLKTDEKLAVNKANSQTRFARFTRLSVSPDLREPSSEEFSVERIKAILADHEEPHPICRHGGDAQTVSAAIYDIDKRTIHYAYGNPCRQTFTQYTV
- a CDS encoding ABC transporter substrate-binding protein — encoded protein: MQKKKLTLLILVLFVIGVLAAGCGGNDTKTAAGTDKKAEKPQEIHVAYQNSSIIILLAKAKGLYDEEFAKDGIAVKYDMYLSGPPMIEAFAGGRADFAHTGDMPPVSAKSAGVDIKVISRAGYTPGGNALLIRPDSPYKSVNDLKGKKIAVQVGSSAHHFLILLLKKNGLNINDVNIVNLPASDHQAALETKNVDAVATWEPWNSVLENANAGKILEDSSSGVKRYIGVFLARNEFAQKYPDITERVLKVNEKAAAFIKSNPDEALELISKESKLPVSAISRIVKSSDWDSKIVQEDIDALQQVKDFLKETKVLKKDYDIKELFDDRYYKKIRQ